Proteins from one Procambarus clarkii isolate CNS0578487 chromosome 40, FALCON_Pclarkii_2.0, whole genome shotgun sequence genomic window:
- the LOC138372885 gene encoding zonadhesin-like has protein sequence MERPVTVLERPVTVLERPVTVLERPVTDLERQVTVLERPVTVLERPVTVLERPVTDLERPVIDLERPVTVLERPVTVVERPVTVVERPVTVLERPVTVVERPVTVLERPVTVLERPVTVLERPVTVLERPVTVLERPVTVLERQPVTVLERPVTVLERPVTDLERPVTVLERPVTVLERPVTVLERPVTDLERPVTVLERPVTVLERPVADLERPVTVLERPVTVLERPVTVLERPVTDLERPVADLERPVTVLERPVTVLERPVTDLERPVADLERPVTVLERPVTVLERPVTDLERPVTVLERPVTVLERPVTVLERPVTDLERPVADLERPVTVLERPVTDLERQ, from the exons ATGGAGAGACCAGTAACAGTCCTGGAGAGACCAGTAACAGTCCTGGAGAGACCAGTAACAGTCCTGGAGAGACCAGTAACAGACCTGGAGAGACAAGTAACAGTCCTGGAGAGACCAGTAACAGTCCTGGAGAGACCAGTAACAGTCCTGGAGAGACCAGTAACAGACCTGGAGAGACCAGTAATAGACCTGGAGAGACCAGTAACAGTCCTGGAGAGACCAGTAACAGTCGTGGAGAGACCAGTAACAGTCGTGGAGAGACCAGTAACAGTCCTGGAGAGACCAGTAACAGTCGTGGAGAGACCAGTAACAGTCCTGGAGAGACCAGTAACAGTCCTGGAGAGACCAGTAACAGTCCTGGAGAGACCAGTAACAGTCCTGGAGAGACCAGTAACAGTCCTGGAGAGACCAGTaacagtcctggagagaca ACCAGTAACAGTCCTGGAGAGACCAGTAACAGTCCTGGAGAGACCAGTAACAGACCTGGAGAGACCAGTAACAGTCCTGGAGAGACCAGTAACAGTCCTGGAGAGACCAGTAACAGTCCTGGAGAGACCAGTAACAGACCTGGAGAGACCAGTAACAGTCCTGGAGAGACCAGTAACAGTCCTGGAGAGACCAGTAGCTGACCTGGAGAGACCAGTAACAGTCCTGGAGAGACCAGTAACAGTCCTGGAGAGACCAGTAACAGTCCTGGAGAGACCAGTAACAGACCTGGAGAGACCAGTAGCTGACCTGGAGAGACCAGTAACAGTCCTGGAGAGACCAGTAACAGTCCTGGAGAGACCAGTAACAGACCTGGAGAGACCAGTAGCTGACCTGGAGAGACCAGTAACAGTCCTGGAGAGACCAGTAACAGTCCTGGAGAGACCAGTAACAGACCTGGAGAGACCAGTAACAGTCCTGGAGAGACCAGTAACAGTCCTGGAGAGACCAGTAACAGTCCTGGAGAGACCAGTAACAGACCTGGAGAGACCAGTAGCTGACCTGGAGAGACCAGTAACAGTCCTGGAGAGACCAGTAACAGACCTGGAGAGACAGTag